Proteins encoded within one genomic window of Prauserella marina:
- a CDS encoding TIGR03842 family LLM class F420-dependent oxidoreductase, translated as MDFGVVLQTDPPAGDVVRLMTMAEDQGFGYGWTFDSVVLWQEPFVIYSRILAATSTLTVGPMVTSPGTRDWSVLASSFATLNDMYGNRTVCGIGRGDSAHRVVGLPPSTLATLRRCMYVVKELAEGREVEHNDVAVRIPWINEGRLEMWMAGYGPKALRTVGEHADGFILQCADPAIAKWTIGSVRAAAAAAGRDPEGITVCVAAPAYIGDDVAHQREQLRWFGGMVGNHVADLVARYGQSSEVPHELTDYIAGRAGYDYAHHGKAGNPSTDFVPDDIVDRFCLLGPASSHVDRLAELAELGVDQFAVYLMHDQREQTLAAYGTEVVGKLGA; from the coding sequence ATGGACTTCGGTGTGGTGCTGCAAACGGATCCACCAGCGGGCGACGTCGTGCGATTGATGACGATGGCGGAGGATCAGGGTTTCGGCTATGGCTGGACGTTCGACTCCGTGGTGCTCTGGCAGGAACCGTTCGTCATCTACTCGCGAATTCTCGCCGCGACGTCGACGCTCACGGTCGGCCCCATGGTGACCAGTCCTGGCACGAGGGACTGGTCGGTGCTCGCCTCGTCGTTCGCGACGCTCAACGACATGTACGGCAACCGGACCGTGTGCGGCATCGGCAGGGGCGACTCGGCGCACAGGGTCGTCGGACTTCCACCGTCTACTTTGGCCACTTTGCGCCGGTGCATGTACGTGGTCAAGGAACTCGCGGAAGGCAGGGAGGTCGAGCACAACGACGTCGCGGTGCGGATTCCCTGGATCAACGAGGGCAGGCTGGAGATGTGGATGGCGGGCTACGGCCCGAAGGCACTACGAACCGTCGGCGAACACGCCGACGGTTTCATCCTCCAGTGCGCCGATCCGGCCATCGCCAAGTGGACCATCGGCTCGGTGAGGGCGGCGGCAGCGGCGGCGGGCCGCGATCCGGAGGGCATCACGGTGTGCGTCGCGGCGCCCGCCTACATCGGTGACGACGTCGCGCATCAGCGCGAGCAGCTGCGCTGGTTCGGCGGCATGGTCGGCAATCACGTCGCCGACCTTGTCGCCCGCTACGGCCAGTCGAGCGAGGTACCGCACGAGCTGACCGACTACATCGCGGGAAGAGCGGGCTACGACTACGCCCACCACGGGAAGGCCGGCAACCCTTCGACCGATTTCGTTCCCGACGACATCGTCGACAGGTTCTGCCTGCTGGGTCCCGCCTCCTCGCATGTGGACCGGCTCGCCGAGCTGGCGGAACTCGGGGTCGACCAGTTCGCCGTCTACCTCATGCACGATCAGCGCGAGCAGACGCTCGCCGCCTACGGAACGGAGGTCGTCGGCAAACTCGGCGCGTGA
- a CDS encoding NCS1 family nucleobase:cation symporter-1, giving the protein MEPTSAQIQHPDGRVELRDASSLHGSRFFNAELSPVPVERRTWTTYNYFALWMGMAHNIPSYLLASGLIAIGMNWVQAFMTITLGNLIVLIPMLLNSHAGTKYGIPFPVFARAFYGVKGANLAALLRGFVACGWFGIQTWVGGQAIFVILGKLVGDGWTGAASVFGQPWTMWLGFLAFWAVQMLIISRGIDAVRKFENWTAPIVTVGFLILLVWILVKAGGFGPIFDQESRLGWGTGFWTVFAPSLMGMIAFWATLSLNMPDFTRFGMSQRKQALGQVLGLPTTMSFMAIVSIMITSGGIVLYGEAIWDPVLLAARFDSPVVVVVALLGLAVATISANLAANVVSPSYDFSNAFPKRISFRLGGLITGVIGIAIQPWRLISDPNIYIFAWLNFYGGVLAAIAGVLAAGYWVQTRTKLVLADLFADGHGRYWFTGGWNWRALVATVVGAVLAVGGAYSHPGEGPFPADGLIPVIKVFYDYSWAVGLVAAFLAYLALSLPTRGSPVVAQDEMKEETHERADQGRPGTAAVDG; this is encoded by the coding sequence ATGGAGCCGACCAGCGCCCAGATTCAGCACCCGGACGGCCGGGTGGAACTTCGCGATGCGTCGTCACTGCACGGCAGCCGGTTCTTCAACGCTGAACTGTCCCCGGTGCCCGTCGAGCGACGAACCTGGACCACCTACAACTATTTCGCGTTGTGGATGGGAATGGCCCACAACATTCCGTCCTACCTGCTCGCCTCAGGACTCATCGCCATCGGCATGAACTGGGTGCAGGCATTCATGACGATCACGCTCGGCAACCTGATCGTGCTCATCCCGATGCTGCTCAACAGTCACGCGGGAACCAAGTACGGAATTCCGTTCCCCGTTTTCGCGCGCGCCTTCTACGGGGTGAAGGGCGCCAACCTCGCCGCGCTGCTGCGGGGTTTCGTGGCCTGCGGCTGGTTCGGCATCCAGACCTGGGTCGGCGGGCAGGCCATTTTCGTCATCCTCGGCAAGCTCGTCGGCGACGGCTGGACGGGAGCTGCTTCCGTGTTCGGCCAACCGTGGACGATGTGGCTGGGGTTCCTCGCGTTCTGGGCCGTGCAGATGCTGATCATCTCGCGGGGAATCGACGCGGTGCGCAAGTTCGAGAACTGGACGGCACCGATCGTCACGGTCGGCTTCCTGATCCTGCTCGTCTGGATCCTCGTCAAGGCAGGCGGGTTCGGGCCGATCTTCGACCAGGAGTCCAGGCTGGGCTGGGGCACCGGCTTCTGGACCGTGTTCGCGCCCTCCCTCATGGGCATGATCGCGTTCTGGGCGACGCTGTCGCTCAACATGCCCGACTTCACCCGGTTCGGCATGAGCCAGCGCAAGCAGGCGCTGGGACAGGTGCTCGGGCTGCCGACGACGATGTCGTTCATGGCGATCGTGTCGATCATGATCACCTCCGGCGGCATCGTGCTCTACGGCGAGGCCATCTGGGATCCGGTGCTGCTCGCCGCGCGCTTCGACTCGCCGGTCGTGGTGGTCGTCGCGCTGCTCGGGCTCGCCGTGGCCACCATCTCGGCCAACCTCGCCGCCAACGTCGTCAGCCCTTCCTACGACTTCTCCAACGCGTTCCCGAAACGAATCAGTTTCCGGCTCGGCGGATTGATCACCGGCGTCATCGGCATCGCGATCCAGCCGTGGCGGCTGATCTCCGACCCCAACATCTACATCTTCGCGTGGCTGAACTTCTACGGCGGCGTGCTGGCCGCCATCGCCGGAGTGCTCGCCGCGGGCTACTGGGTGCAGACGAGAACGAAGCTGGTGCTGGCCGACCTGTTCGCCGACGGTCACGGCAGGTACTGGTTCACCGGCGGCTGGAATTGGAGGGCGCTCGTCGCGACCGTCGTGGGTGCCGTGCTCGCCGTCGGCGGCGCGTATTCCCACCCCGGCGAAGGGCCGTTCCCAGCCGACGGGCTGATCCCGGTGATCAAGGTGTTCTACGACTACAGCTGGGCGGTCGGCCTCGTTGCCGCGTTCCTGGCATACCTGGCGCTGTCGTTGCCGACGCGCGGTTCTCCGGTTGTCGCACAGGACGAGATGAAGGAGGAGACACATGAGCGAGCTGATCAGGGCAGGCCTGGTACAGCAGCGGTGGACGGGTGA
- the hydA gene encoding dihydropyrimidinase — MRTLITGGTVLGPSGGVVADVLVEGETVAAVATPGTFAPDTADTVLDATGKYVLPGGIDAHTHMEMPFGGTFSADTFETGTRAAAFGGTTTIIDFAVQPKGSSLLSTLDKWHEKAGGNCAVDYGFHMIVSDVNDETLKEMDSCVDAGVSSFKMFMAYPGVFYSTDGEILRAMGKATENGSMIMMHAENGIAIDQLVAKALAEGHGEPVQHGYTRPPELEGEATSRAITLAKVTGSPLYIVHLSAAQALSAVAEARDNGQNVFAETCPQYLYLSIEDLAKPEFEGAKYVASPPLREKSHQTDLWRGLRTNDLSVVSTDHCPFCFKDQKELGKGDFSKIPNGMPGVEHRMDLLHQGVVAGEISLARWVETCATTPARMFGLFPRKGIIAPGSDADIVIYDPSARQTISARTHHMAVDYSAYEGMTITGAVSTVLSRGTIVVDRGDYLGRPGHGTFLSRDLSQYLN; from the coding sequence ATGCGGACTCTGATCACCGGGGGCACTGTCCTCGGACCTTCCGGCGGCGTTGTCGCGGACGTACTGGTGGAGGGCGAAACCGTCGCCGCCGTCGCCACGCCGGGAACCTTCGCGCCCGACACCGCCGACACCGTGCTCGACGCGACCGGAAAGTACGTGCTGCCAGGCGGAATCGACGCGCACACGCACATGGAGATGCCCTTCGGCGGCACCTTCTCCGCCGACACGTTCGAAACGGGAACCAGGGCCGCCGCCTTCGGCGGAACCACGACCATCATCGACTTCGCCGTCCAGCCAAAAGGATCCTCCCTTCTGTCCACCTTGGATAAATGGCACGAGAAGGCGGGCGGCAACTGTGCCGTCGACTACGGGTTCCACATGATCGTCTCGGATGTCAACGACGAGACGCTCAAGGAAATGGACTCGTGCGTCGACGCGGGGGTGAGCAGCTTCAAGATGTTCATGGCTTACCCCGGCGTTTTCTACTCGACCGACGGCGAGATCTTGCGCGCCATGGGCAAGGCCACCGAGAACGGCTCCATGATCATGATGCACGCCGAGAACGGCATCGCGATCGACCAGCTCGTGGCCAAGGCGCTCGCCGAAGGGCACGGCGAACCCGTACAGCACGGCTACACCAGGCCGCCGGAGCTGGAGGGCGAAGCCACGTCGCGGGCCATCACGCTGGCCAAGGTCACCGGATCGCCGCTCTACATCGTGCACCTTTCGGCCGCGCAAGCGTTGTCGGCGGTGGCCGAGGCACGCGACAACGGCCAGAACGTGTTCGCCGAGACCTGCCCGCAGTACCTCTATCTGTCCATCGAGGACCTCGCGAAACCGGAATTCGAGGGCGCCAAGTACGTGGCATCCCCTCCGCTGCGCGAGAAATCGCACCAGACCGACCTGTGGCGGGGACTGCGCACCAACGATCTTTCCGTGGTGTCGACCGACCACTGCCCCTTCTGTTTCAAGGATCAGAAGGAACTCGGCAAGGGCGACTTCTCGAAGATCCCCAACGGAATGCCAGGCGTCGAGCACAGGATGGACCTGCTGCATCAGGGCGTCGTCGCGGGAGAAATCTCGCTGGCCCGCTGGGTGGAGACCTGCGCGACGACCCCGGCGAGGATGTTCGGACTCTTTCCCCGCAAGGGGATCATCGCTCCCGGCTCCGACGCCGACATCGTGATCTACGATCCCTCGGCGCGGCAGACCATCTCGGCGCGGACCCACCACATGGCGGTCGACTATTCCGCGTACGAGGGGATGACCATCACGGGCGCGGTGTCCACTGTGCTTTCTCGCGGCACGATCGTCGTCGACCGCGGCGATTATCTCGGCAGGCCGGGGCACGGCACGTTCCTTTCCCGCGACCTGAGTCAGTATTTGAACTGA
- a CDS encoding nitrilase-related carbon-nitrogen hydrolase, with translation MSELIRAGLVQQRWTGDKDSMIAAAVEAIGKAASQGAQVVCLQELFYGPYFCQVQDTEYYSYTEGIPDGPTTKLMQEVAERHGVVLVLPMYEQEQPGVLYNTAAVVDADGSYLGKYRKNHIPQVKGFWEKFYFRPGNTGYPVFDTAVGRIGVYICYDRHFPEGWRALGLAGARIVFNPSATSRGLSQYLWRLEQPAAAVANEYYVGAINRVGVEPLGDNDFYGQTYFADPRGELVGDAASDTEDEIVVRDLDMDKLAEVRQLWAFYRDRRPDSYDWLVKP, from the coding sequence ATGAGCGAGCTGATCAGGGCAGGCCTGGTACAGCAGCGGTGGACGGGTGACAAGGATTCGATGATCGCGGCGGCGGTCGAGGCGATCGGCAAGGCCGCCTCGCAGGGAGCACAGGTGGTGTGCCTCCAGGAGTTGTTCTACGGGCCCTATTTCTGCCAGGTACAGGACACCGAGTACTACTCCTACACCGAGGGCATTCCGGACGGGCCGACAACGAAGCTAATGCAGGAGGTCGCCGAGCGGCACGGAGTGGTGCTCGTGCTGCCCATGTACGAGCAGGAACAGCCGGGTGTCCTCTACAACACGGCTGCCGTCGTCGACGCCGACGGCAGCTATCTCGGCAAGTACCGCAAGAACCACATCCCGCAGGTCAAGGGGTTCTGGGAGAAGTTCTACTTCCGGCCGGGCAACACCGGCTACCCGGTTTTCGACACGGCGGTCGGCAGGATCGGCGTCTACATCTGCTACGACCGGCACTTCCCGGAAGGCTGGCGGGCACTCGGGCTCGCGGGTGCGCGCATCGTGTTCAACCCTTCGGCCACCAGCAGGGGACTCTCGCAGTACCTGTGGCGGCTGGAACAGCCCGCCGCGGCCGTGGCCAACGAGTACTACGTCGGCGCGATCAACAGGGTCGGCGTGGAACCCTTGGGCGACAACGACTTCTACGGTCAGACCTACTTCGCCGACCCACGAGGCGAACTGGTCGGCGACGCGGCGTCGGACACCGAGGACGAGATCGTGGTCCGTGACCTCGACATGGACAAGCTCGCGGAGGTCAGGCAATTGTGGGCGTTCTATCGCGACCGCAGGCCGGATTCCTACGACTGGCTCGTGAAGCCGTGA
- a CDS encoding SSI family serine proteinase inhibitor, translated as MPMFAAGSVAACAITMVCATGPAPASHSALTLTLQTTDGAARTVQLNCDPASGTHPKAEEACAALSEADGKFGSLVKTSVACPMIYAPLEATARGHWQGSPVDYTTEYANSCVAGAESEGVFAF; from the coding sequence ATGCCTATGTTCGCTGCCGGATCCGTCGCCGCCTGCGCCATCACGATGGTGTGCGCAACGGGACCCGCCCCGGCCTCCCACTCCGCGCTGACCCTGACTCTCCAGACCACCGACGGTGCCGCGAGGACCGTGCAACTCAACTGCGACCCCGCCTCGGGGACGCACCCGAAGGCCGAGGAGGCGTGCGCCGCGCTGTCCGAGGCCGACGGCAAGTTCGGCTCACTCGTCAAGACGTCGGTGGCCTGCCCGATGATCTACGCGCCGCTTGAGGCGACCGCGCGCGGCCACTGGCAGGGCTCGCCCGTCGACTACACCACCGAGTACGCCAACTCGTGTGTCGCCGGTGCCGAGTCCGAAGGTGTCTTCGCGTTCTGA
- a CDS encoding serine hydrolase domain-containing protein: protein MTDLKVETDPGELGFDARRLARIDDRFGRYVDEGLLPGWLTVVTRHGKVAYVSSAGYRDLEAGLPVEVDTRWRIFSMTKPVTSVAAMMLFEEGAFELTDPIHHWLPEFAEPRVYTKGSALRPVTEPATEPIRVWHLLTHTAGLTYGFHHAHPVDALYRAAGFEWSTPPGKDLAACCEAWAGLPLVFQPGSEWNYSVATDVLGRLVEVVSGMSLDEFFARRIFTPIGMSSTGFRVEQDDLGSLAALYVPEPGTRRAVRNDAFGDAITRWPSCLQGGAGLASTAGDYHRFTQFLARGGELGGQRLLSRRTVEFMTRNHLPGGADLEAFGRPLFAEMPFHGFGFGLGFSVLTDPVAAKTLSSAGEFAWGGAASTAFWVDPATDVTVSLFTQLLPSSTHPLRQQLRQLVYQAMT, encoded by the coding sequence ATGACGGATCTCAAAGTGGAGACGGACCCCGGCGAGCTCGGGTTCGACGCGCGCAGGCTCGCCCGCATCGACGACCGGTTCGGCCGCTACGTCGACGAGGGTTTGCTTCCGGGGTGGCTCACGGTGGTCACCAGGCACGGCAAGGTCGCCTACGTGTCCTCGGCCGGGTATCGCGACCTGGAGGCGGGGCTTCCCGTCGAGGTCGACACGCGCTGGCGGATATTCTCGATGACGAAGCCGGTCACCTCGGTCGCCGCGATGATGTTGTTCGAGGAAGGCGCCTTCGAACTGACCGATCCGATCCACCACTGGCTTCCCGAATTCGCCGAGCCGAGGGTCTACACCAAGGGCTCGGCGTTGCGGCCCGTCACCGAACCCGCGACGGAGCCGATCAGGGTGTGGCATCTGCTGACCCACACCGCGGGGCTGACCTACGGCTTCCACCACGCGCACCCCGTCGACGCGCTCTATCGCGCGGCGGGGTTCGAGTGGAGCACCCCGCCTGGCAAGGATCTCGCCGCCTGTTGTGAGGCGTGGGCCGGGTTGCCGCTGGTGTTCCAACCGGGTTCGGAATGGAACTACTCGGTCGCCACCGACGTGCTCGGCAGGCTGGTCGAGGTCGTGTCGGGCATGTCGCTCGACGAGTTCTTCGCACGGCGGATCTTCACACCGATCGGCATGAGCAGCACCGGTTTCCGGGTCGAGCAAGACGATCTCGGCTCGCTCGCCGCGCTGTACGTGCCGGAACCGGGAACGCGCCGTGCCGTGCGTAACGACGCCTTCGGCGATGCCATCACCCGGTGGCCGAGTTGCTTGCAGGGCGGCGCGGGGCTCGCCTCCACGGCGGGCGACTACCACCGGTTCACCCAGTTCCTCGCGCGCGGAGGCGAACTGGGCGGACAGCGGCTGCTGAGCCGGAGAACGGTGGAGTTCATGACCCGCAACCATCTGCCAGGTGGTGCCGATCTTGAGGCGTTCGGCCGTCCGCTGTTCGCCGAGATGCCGTTTCACGGCTTCGGTTTCGGGCTCGGTTTCTCGGTGCTCACCGATCCGGTCGCGGCCAAGACGTTGTCCAGCGCGGGGGAGTTCGCCTGGGGCGGAGCGGCCAGCACCGCGTTCTGGGTCGACCCGGCGACCGATGTCACGGTGTCGTTGTTCACCCAGCTGCTGCCATCCAGCACGCATCCACTGCGCCAGCAGCTCCGCCAGCTCGTCTACCAGGCGATGACGTGA